In Candidatus Nitrosarchaeum limnium SFB1, the following proteins share a genomic window:
- a CDS encoding hypothetical protein (hypothetical protein Nmar_0879), with amino-acid sequence MSQSRQINVSKNGVPVIAIVALAMVFAAGLFVVGFDQGHIFSLVYGDQAYQDLYIHELTHDMRHAAGFPCH; translated from the coding sequence ATGTCACAATCAAGACAAATCAACGTATCTAAAAACGGTGTTCCTGTTATTGCAATTGTAGCATTGGCTATGGTTTTTGCAGCCGGGTTATTTGTTGTTGGATTTGACCAGGGACATATCTTTAGTTTGGTTTACGGAGATCAAGCATATCAAGATCTTTACATCCATGAGCTAACTCACGATATGAGACACGCAGCTGGTTTTCCTTGTCATTAG